Proteins found in one Mucilaginibacter gracilis genomic segment:
- a CDS encoding GLPGLI family protein, with the protein MMKATTTIFLCFLMLAGKLTLGQNTHFATDGVVEYDKTINMYALIKKNIDKDNESWYAPLFEQYKKTQPQFKTYKSTLTFSKDKTLFTPIEPDPAPNSFYSNDPMAVQNNTIFTDLASQSVIMQKKVFDELFLVRDTTRKIKWKITTETRDVAGYKCRRANAIVMDSIYVVAFYTDEIAVTGGPESFSGLPGMILGVALPHENVTWFASKVTESVVTAKALAPPTKGKATNNKGLMDILKGATKDWGDYAKSYLKAFSL; encoded by the coding sequence ATGATGAAAGCTACTACTACCATATTTTTATGTTTTTTAATGTTAGCAGGCAAGCTAACATTAGGCCAAAACACACACTTTGCAACCGATGGTGTTGTTGAGTATGATAAAACCATTAACATGTATGCACTTATTAAAAAAAATATTGATAAGGATAACGAAAGCTGGTATGCCCCGCTATTTGAGCAGTACAAAAAAACGCAGCCGCAGTTTAAAACCTATAAAAGCACCTTAACTTTTTCGAAAGACAAAACGCTGTTTACACCCATTGAGCCCGACCCGGCGCCAAACTCGTTTTATAGTAACGACCCGATGGCTGTGCAAAACAACACCATTTTTACCGACCTGGCCAGCCAAAGCGTTATTATGCAGAAAAAGGTTTTTGACGAATTGTTTTTGGTGAGGGATACCACCCGCAAAATTAAGTGGAAAATTACTACCGAAACCCGCGATGTTGCAGGCTACAAATGCCGCCGTGCCAATGCCATAGTAATGGATAGCATTTATGTGGTAGCCTTTTATACCGACGAGATTGCTGTTACCGGTGGGCCGGAATCTTTCAGTGGGCTGCCCGGTATGATATTGGGCGTTGCCCTGCCGCACGAAAACGTAACCTGGTTTGCCAGCAAAGTAACCGAAAGCGTAGTTACGGCTAAAGCATTGGCGCCGCCAACAAAGGGTAAAGCCACCAATAACAAGGGCTTGATGGATATACTAAAAGGCGCCACCAAAGATTGGGGCGATTATGCAAAATCGTACCTCAAAGCGTTCTCTCTGTAG
- a CDS encoding copper homeostasis protein CutC, whose product MIKLEVCANSVHSALAAQEGGAIRVELCDNLREGGTTPSCGQIKIVRDLLNIQLYVLIRPRTGDFVYSNLEFEVMKLDIETCVKNGCDGVVIGILNRDGSIDKERCAQLISIAKAGGLGVTFHRAFDVCRDYFEALEDIIELGCERILTSGGKSTAMEGANIISRLVSIAANRITIMPGSGINEYNIADLVRYSGAIEFHSSARSVVESKMTYRNDNILLHGVGEEYTMQQTDPKRVKRLIKLANGVIG is encoded by the coding sequence ATGATTAAACTTGAAGTTTGCGCAAACTCGGTTCACTCTGCATTGGCTGCCCAGGAAGGCGGTGCTATCCGCGTAGAATTATGCGATAACCTGCGCGAAGGCGGCACAACTCCGTCCTGCGGACAGATAAAAATAGTTCGGGATTTGCTAAACATTCAACTCTACGTTTTGATACGCCCCCGGACCGGCGATTTTGTGTACAGCAACCTAGAGTTTGAAGTGATGAAACTGGATATTGAAACCTGTGTTAAAAATGGTTGCGATGGCGTGGTAATTGGTATTTTAAACCGCGACGGCAGTATTGATAAGGAGCGTTGCGCCCAATTAATAAGCATAGCCAAAGCAGGTGGCCTTGGCGTAACCTTTCACAGGGCGTTTGATGTTTGCCGCGATTATTTTGAGGCCCTTGAAGATATTATTGAACTGGGCTGCGAGCGGATACTCACATCGGGCGGTAAAAGTACAGCTATGGAGGGTGCAAATATTATTTCCCGCCTCGTAAGTATTGCCGCGAACCGTATTACAATAATGCCCGGAAGTGGCATAAACGAATATAACATTGCCGATTTGGTACGCTACAGTGGTGCTATTGAGTTTCACTCATCGGCACGCTCGGTGGTTGAAAGTAAAATGACCTATCGTAACGATAACATACTGCTACACGGCGTGGGCGAAGAATACACCATGCAACAAACCGACCCCAAACGCGTTAAGCGATTAATAAAATTGGCAAATGGCGTTATTGGTTAG
- the thrS gene encoding threonine--tRNA ligase, with protein sequence MINITLPDGSVREYDKGISSAQIALSISEGLARNVLAAEVNGQVWDSSRPIETDSTVKLLTWNDTQGKATYWHSSAHIMAEALEALYPGTKFGIGPAIETGFYYDVDFGDREFSSDEFKKIEDKIIELAKAKSEFIRKPVSKADAIEYFTKKDDEYKLDLIKDLPDGAITFYTQGNFTDLCRGPHIPNTGFIKAVKLMSVAGAYWRGDESRKQLTRIYAVTFPKASELTEYLHLLEEAKKRDHRKLGKELELFAFSEKVGMGLPLWLPKGAALRERLVQFLTKAQVKAGYEQVITPHIGHKNLYVTSGHYEKYGADSFQPIKTPQEGEEFFLKPMNCPHHCEIYKTKPRSYKDLPVRFAEFGTVYRYEQSGELHGLTRVRGFTQDDAHLFCRPDQVKEEFKKVIDLVLYVFNALGFDNFTAQVSLRDPENKAKYIGTDENWAIAESAIIESAAEKGLPTVQVTGEAAFYGPKLDFMVKDALGRKWQLGTIQVDYNLPERFELEYTGSDNLKHRPVMIHRAPFGSMERFIAVLIEHCAGNFPLWLSPEQFIVLPISEKYEDYAKKLSESLKDSDICGLIDFRDEKIGRKIRDAEVKKIPYMLIVGEKEAAEGMVSVRRHGEGDLGSMSIEEFTQRIKKEITV encoded by the coding sequence ATGATTAACATTACACTTCCTGATGGCTCCGTTCGTGAGTACGACAAGGGCATCAGTTCGGCGCAAATTGCGCTTTCAATTTCCGAGGGCCTGGCCCGTAACGTTTTAGCGGCCGAAGTGAATGGCCAGGTTTGGGATTCCAGCCGCCCCATTGAAACAGATTCGACAGTAAAATTACTAACCTGGAATGATACCCAGGGTAAGGCTACTTACTGGCACTCAAGCGCCCACATTATGGCCGAGGCCTTAGAGGCACTTTACCCAGGTACCAAGTTTGGTATTGGCCCGGCTATTGAAACCGGTTTTTATTATGATGTTGATTTTGGCGACAGGGAATTCTCGTCGGACGAGTTTAAGAAGATTGAGGATAAGATTATCGAACTGGCAAAGGCGAAGTCGGAGTTTATCCGCAAGCCTGTTAGCAAGGCCGATGCAATTGAATACTTTACCAAAAAGGATGATGAATACAAGCTGGACCTGATAAAGGACCTGCCCGATGGTGCCATCACTTTTTATACCCAGGGCAACTTTACCGATTTATGCCGCGGACCGCATATCCCCAACACGGGTTTCATTAAAGCTGTTAAGCTAATGAGCGTTGCCGGTGCATACTGGCGAGGCGACGAGAGCCGCAAGCAGTTAACCCGTATTTATGCTGTAACTTTCCCTAAAGCCAGCGAGTTAACCGAATACCTGCATTTGCTGGAGGAAGCAAAAAAACGCGATCACCGTAAGTTAGGTAAAGAGTTGGAGTTGTTTGCCTTTAGCGAAAAGGTGGGCATGGGCTTGCCATTGTGGTTGCCAAAGGGTGCCGCTTTGCGCGAACGCCTGGTTCAGTTTTTAACAAAGGCACAGGTTAAGGCCGGCTATGAGCAGGTTATTACACCGCATATTGGCCATAAAAATTTATATGTAACAAGCGGACACTACGAAAAATATGGTGCCGATTCGTTCCAACCGATAAAAACACCGCAGGAAGGGGAGGAGTTTTTTTTAAAACCCATGAACTGCCCGCACCACTGCGAAATTTATAAAACCAAACCACGCAGTTATAAAGATTTGCCGGTGCGTTTTGCCGAGTTTGGTACCGTTTACCGTTACGAGCAAAGCGGCGAGCTGCACGGCTTAACCCGCGTGCGTGGCTTTACGCAAGATGATGCTCACTTATTTTGCCGCCCAGACCAGGTGAAAGAGGAGTTTAAAAAAGTTATCGACCTGGTGTTATATGTTTTTAATGCCTTGGGTTTTGATAATTTTACCGCCCAGGTTTCCCTTCGCGACCCGGAAAACAAAGCCAAATACATTGGTACCGACGAAAATTGGGCCATTGCCGAATCGGCCATCATCGAATCGGCAGCCGAAAAAGGTTTGCCAACCGTACAGGTAACAGGGGAGGCGGCTTTTTACGGCCCCAAGCTTGATTTTATGGTAAAGGACGCCCTGGGCCGCAAATGGCAGTTAGGTACTATACAGGTTGATTATAATTTGCCAGAACGTTTTGAGTTGGAATACACTGGGAGCGATAATTTAAAGCACCGCCCGGTAATGATACACCGTGCGCCTTTTGGCTCAATGGAGCGCTTTATTGCGGTTTTAATTGAGCATTGCGCAGGTAATTTCCCGCTGTGGTTATCGCCCGAGCAATTCATCGTCTTGCCGATCTCAGAGAAATATGAAGATTATGCAAAAAAACTTTCAGAATCGCTAAAAGATTCGGATATTTGCGGGCTTATTGATTTCAGGGATGAGAAGATTGGTCGTAAGATCAGGGATGCCGAAGTCAAAAAAATACCATACATGCTTATTGTTGGTGAAAAAGAGGCCGCCGAAGGGATGGTTTCTGTACGCAGGCATGGCGAAGGTGATTTAGGCAGTATGAGTATTGAAGAATTTACACAAAGAATAAAAAAAGAAATAACAGTATAA
- a CDS encoding VIT1/CCC1 transporter family protein, translating to MEQPKQTQSEAAAQYVLQKVQPALLGLMDGSVSTLAPLFAAAGLTHQTHKAFFVGLAASLGAGISMGLAEALSDDGLVTGRGTPLSRGLITGFATALGGMLHTLPFLIDNLQAALHMAYAVVVVELFAIAYIRFKFMKSALWSTIFQVIVGGGIVFLLGIWLGTLGVS from the coding sequence ATGGAACAACCTAAGCAAACACAAAGCGAGGCTGCTGCACAATATGTATTGCAAAAAGTTCAGCCTGCATTATTAGGGCTTATGGATGGCTCGGTATCAACCCTGGCGCCGCTGTTTGCCGCCGCAGGTTTAACCCACCAAACACATAAAGCATTTTTTGTTGGCCTGGCGGCATCGTTAGGCGCCGGCATTAGCATGGGCCTGGCCGAAGCCTTATCAGACGATGGCCTGGTTACCGGGCGCGGCACACCCTTATCGCGCGGATTGATAACCGGTTTTGCCACAGCCCTGGGCGGTATGCTGCATACCCTGCCGTTTTTGATAGATAATTTGCAGGCAGCCCTGCATATGGCCTATGCTGTGGTAGTGGTTGAGCTTTTTGCTATTGCCTACATCCGTTTTAAATTCATGAAATCGGCCCTGTGGTCAACCATTTTCCAGGTTATTGTGGGTGGCGGTATTGTGTTTTTGTTGGGGATATGGTTGGGAACTTTGGGAGTGAGTTAA
- a CDS encoding (Fe-S)-binding protein yields MKIELFIPCFIDQLFPQTAFNTVKVLEKAGCTVQYNPAQTCCGQPAFNAGYWDEAKEVGSKFLSDFSEDKFIVSPSASCTGMVKNYYNDLFTNTAVHNKCRSVQANIHELSDFLVNVIKRDYFGAELEGRAVYHDSCSGLRECKIKHEPRQLLSRVLGLELVELKDSTTCCGFGGTFAIKFDAISSAMAQQKVENAMAVGAEYIISTDASCLLQLQGYIDKNNLPIKTMHLADVLASGWGNV; encoded by the coding sequence ATGAAGATTGAACTGTTTATCCCTTGTTTTATTGACCAGCTATTTCCGCAAACCGCCTTTAACACGGTTAAGGTTTTAGAAAAAGCCGGTTGTACGGTTCAATACAATCCCGCCCAAACCTGCTGCGGCCAGCCCGCCTTTAACGCCGGTTATTGGGACGAGGCCAAAGAAGTAGGCAGCAAATTTTTAAGCGATTTCTCGGAAGATAAATTTATTGTATCGCCATCTGCATCATGCACTGGCATGGTTAAAAACTATTATAACGATTTGTTTACCAATACCGCCGTACACAACAAATGCCGAAGCGTACAAGCTAACATTCACGAACTATCGGACTTTTTAGTAAACGTAATTAAACGCGATTACTTCGGTGCCGAACTGGAAGGCCGCGCCGTTTATCACGATAGTTGCAGCGGCCTGCGCGAATGCAAAATTAAACACGAACCCCGCCAGCTACTAAGCCGCGTACTTGGCCTGGAACTGGTTGAACTTAAAGATAGCACTACCTGCTGCGGCTTTGGCGGCACCTTTGCCATAAAGTTTGATGCCATATCAAGCGCAATGGCCCAGCAAAAGGTTGAAAACGCTATGGCCGTTGGTGCCGAATACATTATATCCACCGATGCATCGTGCCTATTGCAATTGCAGGGATACATCGACAAAAACAACCTGCCCATTAAAACCATGCACCTTGCCGATGTTTTAGCAAGTGGTTGGGGGAATGTGTGA
- the infC gene encoding translation initiation factor IF-3, translating into MALSKPNFNRGPRLPFKKKEAEHNINQYIRAQEVRLVGDNVEVGVYSLRDALAIAEQQELDLVEISPNAVPPVCKVIDYNKFIYEQKKKLKEIKSNAKQTVIKEIRFGPNTDDHDFDFKLKHAIKFLEAGEKVRAYVHFKGRAIVYKEQGEILLLRFAQALEEVGKVEQLPKLEGKRMFLTVTPKGGKK; encoded by the coding sequence TTGGCATTAAGTAAACCCAATTTTAACAGAGGTCCAAGGCTGCCTTTCAAAAAGAAAGAAGCCGAACATAACATTAACCAGTATATCCGCGCGCAAGAGGTTCGTCTTGTGGGTGATAACGTTGAGGTTGGTGTTTATTCATTAAGAGATGCTTTGGCGATAGCCGAACAACAGGAACTTGACCTGGTTGAAATATCTCCAAACGCAGTACCACCTGTTTGCAAGGTAATTGATTATAACAAATTCATTTACGAGCAAAAGAAAAAGCTGAAGGAGATAAAAAGTAATGCAAAACAAACCGTTATCAAAGAGATACGCTTTGGGCCAAATACCGATGACCACGACTTTGATTTTAAATTAAAGCATGCCATTAAGTTTTTGGAAGCCGGCGAAAAGGTAAGGGCTTATGTACACTTTAAAGGCCGTGCAATTGTTTACAAAGAGCAAGGCGAAATATTGCTTTTGCGTTTTGCACAAGCTTTAGAAGAAGTAGGCAAGGTTGAGCAATTACCAAAACTGGAAGGTAAACGTATGTTTTTAACGGTTACACCAAAGGGCGGGAAGAAATAG
- a CDS encoding TonB-dependent receptor domain-containing protein, which yields MKFTITLLLALFLCSFSSFSQSMYGVKGAVSDSASASKLANTTICVLNAKDSTLVKFTRAEANGHFAINNLSKGKFLLMVTYPDYADYVEFFTLDSVKREKDFGKLNMQLKSRLLHEIMVKGTKAAIKIKGDTTEFNASSFVVQPNAKVEDLLKQLPGIQVDKDGKITAQGQTVNKVLVDGEEFFGDDPTLVTKNIRADMVDKVQLYDKKSDQASFTGIDDGVKNKTINIKLKEDKKNGYFGKVDVGAGTDKFYQGQGAFNIFKAKQKLSVYGTIANTGKTGLGWDDAAKYGGGNDMQMTDDGGIYFQSSRDDLESYDGNYDGKGIPVARTGGAHYDTKFGGGDKESINANYKIGYLSVNGINNSIIQNNIPFTPATSTTAAIPASILNNTSDQTYNNSIFRQKFNTTYQWKIDSLSNLKVSADGTLKHSEAHSNYLSAGYRNFDTLLNKSNRTINNNLDGRVLNASVFYNKKFMKKGRSFSWNVAEAYNDNTTAGYLNQSTEFHNYKTGALDSTQVTDQYKTGKTIGSNLTSNITYSEPFSKTLSLIMNYGTGYNRSTSDRKSFNKGVTGVYNKIVDSLSNDYEFNQFSNQVGAVFNYRTNKTVLNFGSKATNVQFDQINQLTNTNFKRTFLNWNPQANYQYKFSQYRSFYAGYTGSTTQPTIDQIQPVANNNVLGNPDLKPSFRNNFELRYNSYKVLSGQSVYFNASYSVTNNPIVNNSFIDTKTGRTVSEASNLTTKSPFSFYFYSGYNQKIKNINYSVGLNGDANQTYNYSNGFLNTTKSYNYASRFGVSRYIEKKFDVYFSVNPGYSISQTTSENSTINNNGFKMTGYSYVNVYLPGKFQISYDADYEYRAKTASFDDDFSKLIFNSTLSKKFLKDEGLKLSLTVNDLFNQNVGFSRTANGGYISQNTYTSIKRYFMFSISYDFSHMGGGAPAAK from the coding sequence ATGAAATTTACAATTACGCTTCTTTTGGCGCTTTTTTTATGTTCTTTTTCGTCGTTTTCTCAAAGTATGTATGGTGTAAAGGGAGCCGTTAGCGATAGTGCTTCTGCTTCAAAATTAGCCAATACTACCATTTGTGTACTCAATGCTAAAGATTCTACCCTGGTTAAATTTACCCGGGCCGAGGCAAACGGGCATTTCGCCATTAATAACCTGAGCAAAGGCAAGTTTCTCCTGATGGTTACCTACCCGGATTATGCCGATTATGTTGAGTTTTTTACGCTCGACTCGGTTAAGCGCGAAAAAGATTTTGGCAAGCTTAACATGCAGCTAAAATCGCGCCTGTTGCACGAGATTATGGTGAAGGGCACCAAAGCCGCCATTAAAATTAAGGGCGATACCACCGAGTTTAATGCATCGAGCTTTGTGGTGCAGCCCAACGCTAAAGTTGAAGACTTGCTGAAGCAACTGCCCGGCATACAGGTTGATAAAGACGGTAAAATTACCGCCCAGGGCCAAACCGTAAACAAAGTTTTGGTTGATGGAGAAGAATTTTTTGGCGACGACCCTACACTGGTTACCAAAAATATACGTGCCGATATGGTTGATAAGGTACAGCTTTACGATAAAAAAAGCGACCAGGCCAGCTTTACCGGCATAGATGATGGTGTTAAAAATAAAACCATTAACATTAAACTGAAAGAGGATAAAAAGAACGGTTACTTTGGCAAGGTTGACGTTGGTGCCGGTACCGATAAATTTTACCAGGGCCAGGGCGCTTTCAATATTTTTAAGGCCAAGCAAAAGCTATCTGTTTACGGTACAATTGCCAATACGGGCAAAACGGGCCTTGGCTGGGACGATGCAGCTAAATACGGCGGCGGTAACGATATGCAGATGACGGACGATGGCGGTATATACTTCCAGTCGAGCAGAGACGATCTGGAATCGTACGATGGTAATTACGATGGAAAGGGCATACCCGTAGCCCGTACAGGCGGCGCGCATTACGATACCAAGTTTGGCGGCGGCGATAAAGAAAGCATTAACGCTAACTATAAAATCGGATATTTAAGTGTAAACGGCATTAATAATAGCATTATTCAAAATAATATCCCTTTTACACCTGCAACCAGTACCACAGCTGCGATACCGGCAAGTATATTAAACAACACTTCCGATCAAACTTATAATAACTCCATCTTCAGGCAAAAATTCAATACCACCTATCAATGGAAGATCGATTCGCTGTCAAACCTCAAGGTATCTGCCGATGGTACTTTAAAGCATAGCGAAGCGCACAGCAATTACCTATCGGCAGGCTATCGCAACTTTGATACTTTGCTCAACAAAAGTAACCGTACCATTAATAATAACCTGGACGGCAGGGTTTTAAACGCGAGCGTTTTTTATAACAAAAAGTTTATGAAAAAGGGTCGCTCGTTTTCGTGGAACGTGGCCGAAGCTTATAACGATAACACAACAGCAGGTTATTTAAACCAAAGCACCGAGTTCCATAACTATAAAACCGGGGCTTTAGATAGCACCCAGGTTACCGACCAGTACAAAACCGGCAAAACCATAGGCTCAAACTTAACCAGTAATATCACCTATTCCGAACCATTCAGTAAAACGCTTTCGCTTATCATGAACTATGGTACGGGTTATAACCGCAGCACATCCGACAGGAAATCGTTTAACAAGGGCGTTACCGGTGTTTACAACAAAATTGTTGACAGCCTGAGCAACGATTACGAATTTAACCAATTTAGCAACCAGGTAGGGGCAGTGTTTAACTACCGCACCAACAAAACCGTTTTAAACTTTGGCTCAAAGGCTACCAATGTACAGTTCGATCAAATTAATCAGCTCACTAACACCAATTTTAAACGTACCTTTTTAAACTGGAACCCACAGGCCAATTACCAGTATAAATTTTCGCAATACCGGTCGTTTTACGCGGGCTACACGGGTAGCACAACACAACCCACTATCGATCAGATACAACCTGTTGCTAACAACAACGTGTTAGGTAACCCCGATTTAAAACCATCGTTCCGTAATAACTTTGAATTACGTTACAACTCGTACAAGGTTTTAAGCGGGCAGTCGGTATATTTTAACGCAAGCTACTCGGTTACCAATAACCCTATAGTAAATAATTCTTTTATTGATACCAAAACAGGCCGCACCGTTAGCGAGGCTTCCAACTTAACCACCAAAAGCCCGTTCTCGTTTTACTTTTACTCGGGTTACAACCAAAAAATAAAAAATATTAACTACAGCGTTGGTCTTAACGGCGATGCCAACCAAACCTACAATTACTCTAACGGGTTTTTAAACACAACAAAATCATACAATTACGCTTCAAGATTTGGTGTATCGCGCTATATCGAAAAAAAGTTTGATGTTTATTTCTCGGTGAACCCGGGTTATTCTATCAGTCAAACAACTTCCGAAAATAGTACCATTAACAACAACGGTTTTAAAATGACGGGTTACTCGTACGTAAACGTTTATTTACCAGGCAAATTTCAAATAAGTTACGATGCCGATTACGAGTACCGCGCCAAAACGGCATCGTTTGACGACGATTTCTCGAAACTGATATTTAACTCCACCCTAAGTAAAAAGTTTTTGAAAGACGAGGGCTTAAAATTATCGTTAACAGTTAACGATTTATTTAACCAAAACGTGGGCTTTAGCCGCACCGCCAATGGCGGTTACATTAGCCAAAATACTTATACCAGTATAAAACGCTATTTTATGTTTTCAATTAGTTACGATTTTAGCCACATGGGAGGTGGCGCGCCAGCAGCAAAATAA
- a CDS encoding N(4)-(beta-N-acetylglucosaminyl)-L-asparaginase, which yields MYNRRKFIKASAIGASVIAVSKPTFADNVLPTTHAEIGLRPIVISTWDFGIAANQEAWKTLVKGGRALDAVEAGVKIPEADLHNHSVGRAGYPDRDGHVTLDACIMDEFGNCGAVAGMEDIAHPIMVARMVMERTPHVLLVGEGATQFAVENGLKREKLLTPESEQAWHEWLKKNGKYKPVINTENKLYQQNLPGGKNNHDTIGMLAIDSKGNISGACTTSGMAWKLHGRVGDSPIIGAGLYVDNEIGGATSTGVGEEVIRNVGSFLVVELMRQGYTPQDACKEAVNRIIKRKPQTAKDIQVGFLAINKKGEYGAYAIQKGFTFAVCNATQQNLLVNGPSFY from the coding sequence ATGTATAACAGGCGAAAATTTATAAAGGCTTCCGCAATTGGCGCATCAGTAATTGCGGTATCAAAACCAACCTTTGCTGATAATGTTTTGCCTACAACGCATGCCGAAATTGGCCTACGGCCTATTGTAATTTCTACCTGGGATTTTGGCATTGCCGCCAACCAGGAAGCATGGAAAACTTTGGTTAAAGGTGGCCGCGCGCTTGACGCCGTTGAAGCTGGAGTTAAAATACCCGAAGCCGACCTGCATAACCATAGCGTTGGCCGTGCCGGTTACCCCGACCGCGACGGGCACGTTACCCTTGATGCCTGTATTATGGACGAGTTTGGTAATTGCGGAGCGGTAGCCGGTATGGAGGATATTGCCCACCCTATTATGGTGGCGCGTATGGTGATGGAACGCACGCCCCATGTGCTGTTAGTTGGCGAAGGTGCAACGCAGTTTGCCGTAGAAAATGGCCTAAAGCGCGAAAAGTTGTTAACGCCTGAATCTGAACAGGCCTGGCACGAATGGCTGAAGAAAAACGGCAAATACAAACCCGTAATCAATACCGAAAACAAATTATACCAACAAAATTTACCCGGAGGCAAAAACAACCACGATACCATTGGCATGCTTGCCATTGATAGCAAGGGTAACATAAGCGGCGCCTGCACCACAAGCGGCATGGCCTGGAAATTACATGGCCGCGTTGGCGATAGCCCCATTATTGGCGCAGGTTTATATGTTGATAACGAAATTGGTGGAGCAACATCAACCGGGGTGGGCGAAGAGGTGATACGCAACGTTGGCAGCTTTTTAGTAGTTGAGCTGATGCGCCAGGGCTATACCCCGCAAGATGCCTGTAAAGAAGCCGTTAACCGCATTATTAAACGCAAACCACAAACTGCTAAAGATATACAGGTCGGTTTTTTAGCCATAAATAAAAAGGGCGAATATGGCGCCTACGCCATTCAAAAAGGGTTTACGTTTGCTGTTTGCAATGCTACGCAACAAAACCTTTTGGTAAACGGGCCGAGTTTTTATTAA
- a CDS encoding MFS transporter: MQSKNNKKTIRAWAMFDWANSAYNLVITSTIFPAYYVAITTNAANGNRVNFFGKSFINTALTDYALAAAYMLMVILLPILSSIADYKGNKKIFMMFFTLLGSAACCGLYFFEINAAKHIDTLQISVILFALAAVGYSGGFVFYNSYLPEIATLDMQDSVSAKGFTFGYIGSVLLQLICFAFVLKPQWFGIVDPTFAPRLSFLLVGLWWIGFAMIPFTVLPKGSPNAVSHSHNIIKGGFIELANVWRKVKKMPLLKRFLPAFFFYSMGVQTIMLVATGFAAKELHMETSALITIILIIQIVAIAGATLMSKLSERIGNVKVLIITVIIWIAVCIAAYYTTTATQFYIVAVVVGLVMGGIQSMSRSTYSKYLPQDIPDTASFFSFYDVTEKLAIVGGLFSFGFIEELTNSMRNSTLVLALFFVIGLILLFSLRIAEVNSPKNAQISTE; this comes from the coding sequence ATGCAAAGCAAAAACAACAAAAAAACCATAAGGGCCTGGGCTATGTTTGATTGGGCAAATTCGGCCTATAACCTGGTTATTACCTCAACCATATTCCCCGCCTATTACGTTGCCATTACCACCAATGCAGCCAACGGCAACCGGGTTAACTTTTTTGGTAAAAGTTTTATTAACACCGCTTTAACAGATTATGCATTGGCGGCGGCCTATATGCTCATGGTTATTTTGCTACCCATACTATCCTCCATAGCCGATTATAAGGGCAATAAAAAGATATTTATGATGTTTTTTACCCTGCTGGGGTCGGCGGCTTGTTGCGGCTTGTATTTTTTTGAAATTAATGCCGCAAAACATATTGATACACTGCAAATAAGCGTAATACTGTTTGCCCTGGCCGCAGTTGGCTATAGCGGCGGCTTTGTTTTTTACAACTCGTACCTGCCCGAAATTGCCACGCTGGATATGCAGGACAGTGTATCGGCAAAGGGTTTTACCTTCGGGTACATAGGCAGCGTTTTGTTGCAACTGATATGCTTTGCATTTGTATTAAAACCCCAGTGGTTTGGCATTGTTGACCCAACCTTTGCGCCCCGGCTGTCGTTTTTGCTTGTGGGTTTATGGTGGATAGGCTTTGCCATGATACCTTTTACCGTATTGCCCAAAGGCAGCCCTAATGCCGTTAGCCACTCGCACAATATTATAAAAGGAGGTTTTATTGAATTAGCTAACGTTTGGCGAAAGGTAAAAAAGATGCCTCTGCTGAAACGTTTTTTACCCGCCTTCTTTTTTTACAGCATGGGCGTGCAAACCATTATGCTGGTGGCAACGGGTTTTGCCGCTAAGGAATTGCATATGGAAACCAGTGCCTTAATAACCATTATATTAATTATACAAATTGTTGCCATAGCGGGTGCCACGCTCATGTCTAAACTGTCCGAAAGGATTGGGAACGTTAAGGTTCTAATTATAACCGTTATTATTTGGATAGCCGTTTGCATTGCCGCCTATTATACTACTACCGCAACGCAATTTTATATTGTAGCCGTGGTGGTTGGTTTGGTAATGGGAGGCATACAATCCATGTCGCGCTCAACGTATTCTAAATATTTACCGCAGGACATTCCGGATACGGCGTCGTTTTTTAGCTTTTACGACGTTACCGAAAAACTGGCCATAGTTGGCGGCTTGTTTAGTTTTGGTTTTATTGAGGAGTTAACCAATAGCATGCGCAACTCCACGCTGGTTTTGGCACTGTTTTTTGTAATTGGCTTAATTTTATTGTTTTCTTTGCGAATAGCTGAGGTAAATAGTCCCAAAAATGCCCAAATTAGCACCGAATAA
- a CDS encoding DUF3175 domain-containing protein — protein MAVAAVKKSSRRWSARVTNTSDALDLKKDVFKSKDPEKIARSLKHSAEASHRRKASPFQSAMSMLNFYENRAGKNLSKRQKAPLEKAKKVLRKLFGRDEK, from the coding sequence ATGGCAGTAGCAGCAGTTAAAAAAAGCTCACGGAGATGGTCGGCCAGGGTAACTAACACCAGCGACGCACTCGACCTAAAGAAAGACGTTTTTAAATCAAAGGACCCTGAAAAAATAGCGCGATCGCTCAAACACTCAGCCGAAGCCAGCCATCGCCGAAAGGCCTCGCCATTTCAAAGCGCCATGTCTATGCTTAACTTTTACGAAAACCGCGCCGGCAAAAATTTATCAAAACGGCAAAAGGCCCCGCTGGAAAAAGCTAAAAAAGTGTTGAGGAAGTTATTTGGCAGGGATGAGAAGTGA